In Flavobacterium sp. N3904, one DNA window encodes the following:
- a CDS encoding LemA family protein — protein sequence MKRFLPWIIGIGVIIVIAFWVMGLKNTALRYSQNVGKEWGNVDAAYQRRNDLIGNLVNTVKGAADFEKSTLTAVIEARAKATAVTVDPTNISPEQLSAFSNAQSGVSSSLSRLLVSVERYPELKANANFLKLQDELASTENQILTARTRFNESVEVYNGYVLAMPQSFFLGNYKEKPFFKSVEGADKPVEVKF from the coding sequence ATGAAAAGATTTTTGCCTTGGATTATCGGAATTGGAGTAATAATAGTCATTGCTTTTTGGGTAATGGGATTAAAGAACACAGCGTTGCGCTATAGCCAAAATGTTGGCAAAGAATGGGGAAATGTTGATGCCGCCTATCAAAGAAGAAATGATTTAATTGGAAATTTGGTAAACACAGTAAAAGGTGCTGCCGATTTTGAAAAAAGTACTTTGACCGCAGTTATTGAAGCCAGAGCCAAAGCTACGGCAGTTACCGTTGACCCAACCAATATTTCACCAGAACAATTAAGCGCTTTCAGCAATGCGCAATCCGGAGTATCCTCTTCATTATCCAGATTATTGGTAAGTGTAGAAAGATATCCTGAATTGAAAGCAAATGCTAACTTCTTAAAATTACAAGATGAATTGGCTAGCACAGAAAATCAAATTTTAACAGCAAGAACACGTTTCAATGAATCTGTAGAAGTCTATAACGGTTATGTTTTGGCAATGCCACAAAGCTTTTTCTTAGGAAATTACAAAGAAAAACCTTTCTTCAAATCTGTTGAAGGCGCAGACAAACCTGTTGAAGTAAAATTCTAA
- the alaS gene encoding alanine--tRNA ligase, with the protein MKSQDVRKQFLDFFESKGHLIVPSAPIVLKDDPTLMFNNSGMAQFKEYFLGLGTPKSKRIADTQKCLRVSGKHNDLEEVGIDTYHHTMFEMLGNWSFGDYFKKEAIHWAWELLTEVYKIPKDILYVSVFEGNPDENVPFDQEAWDIWKTLIDEDRIILGNKKDNFWEMGDQGPCGPCSEIHVDIRSAEEKALVSGKSLVNNDHPHVVEIWNNVFMEFNRKADGSLEKLPAQHVDTGMGFERLCMVLQGVQSNYDADIFTPLIREIETITGTKYTIKAKDEAEEKVNIAIRVIADHVRAVAFAIADGQLPSNTGAGYVIRRILRRAIRYGFTFLDTKEPFIYRLVDTLSAQMGGSFPEIRSQKALCSNVIREEESSFLRTLDQGLVLLDAVINTNSGTVIDGKKAFELYDTYGFPIDLTALILSEKGLELDEKGFQEQLQLQKERSRAASKVTAGDWNVLVEDDVQEFVGYDRLKHNVKITKYRRVDSVKDGEIYQLVFNSTPFYGESGGQTGDKGYLEAQNGDIIYIIDTKKENNQTIHLTKSLPNNLTDSFTAIVDENQRAKTSSNHTATHLLHQGLRKVLGTHIEQKGSMVRSASLRFDFSHFSKVTDDEIKEVEDFVNARIRESLPLIEKRAIPKDQAIEEGAIALFGEKYGDLVRMIKYGDSVELCGGTHVPNTSDIWHFKIVSEGAVAAGIRRIEAITSDAAKDFFESQLLSFYEIKEVLKNAVDPVKAIQTLQDENTSLKKQLEVLLKDKAKNMKGELAQELQEINGIQFLAKQVDLSPEGAKDLAYELGTLGTNIFLVLATAEAGKPTLSCYISKELVADKKLNAGQVVRELGKYIQGGGGGQPFFATAGGKNADGIAEALAKAVEFVK; encoded by the coding sequence ATGAAATCACAAGACGTACGTAAACAATTTTTAGATTTTTTTGAAAGTAAAGGGCATTTAATTGTTCCATCTGCACCTATTGTTCTTAAGGATGATCCAACCTTGATGTTTAACAACTCGGGAATGGCGCAGTTTAAAGAGTATTTTTTGGGCCTTGGAACGCCAAAAAGCAAGAGAATTGCCGATACACAAAAATGTCTTCGTGTTTCCGGAAAGCATAATGACCTGGAGGAAGTGGGGATTGATACCTATCACCACACGATGTTTGAAATGTTGGGGAACTGGTCTTTTGGCGATTATTTCAAGAAAGAGGCGATTCACTGGGCATGGGAATTATTGACTGAGGTGTATAAAATTCCGAAAGACATTCTGTATGTTTCTGTTTTTGAAGGGAATCCTGATGAGAATGTGCCTTTTGATCAAGAAGCTTGGGATATTTGGAAAACGTTGATAGATGAAGACCGAATTATTCTTGGAAACAAGAAAGATAATTTCTGGGAAATGGGTGACCAGGGACCTTGCGGACCTTGTTCTGAAATTCACGTTGATATTCGTTCTGCTGAAGAAAAAGCTTTGGTTTCAGGAAAATCTTTGGTGAATAACGATCATCCGCACGTGGTGGAGATTTGGAACAATGTATTTATGGAGTTCAATCGTAAAGCCGATGGTTCTTTAGAAAAATTGCCTGCTCAACACGTGGATACGGGAATGGGATTTGAGCGTCTTTGTATGGTTTTGCAAGGGGTTCAATCAAATTATGATGCCGATATTTTTACACCGCTAATCAGAGAAATTGAAACGATTACCGGTACTAAATATACCATTAAAGCGAAAGACGAAGCTGAAGAAAAAGTAAATATCGCGATTCGTGTAATTGCAGATCACGTGCGTGCAGTTGCTTTTGCCATTGCCGATGGTCAGTTGCCATCGAACACGGGCGCTGGTTATGTAATTCGTAGAATTTTGCGTCGTGCGATTCGTTACGGTTTTACTTTCCTAGATACCAAAGAGCCTTTTATATATAGATTAGTTGACACTTTAAGTGCTCAAATGGGAGGTTCATTTCCTGAAATTCGCTCTCAAAAAGCCTTGTGTTCGAATGTGATTCGGGAGGAAGAAAGTTCTTTCTTGAGAACATTGGATCAAGGATTGGTGTTGTTGGATGCTGTGATTAATACCAATTCCGGAACTGTAATTGATGGTAAAAAAGCATTTGAATTGTATGACACTTATGGTTTTCCAATTGATTTAACTGCTTTGATTCTGTCTGAAAAAGGATTGGAATTGGACGAAAAAGGATTTCAGGAACAATTGCAATTGCAAAAGGAGCGTTCTCGTGCGGCTTCTAAAGTTACCGCAGGAGACTGGAATGTTTTGGTTGAAGACGACGTTCAGGAATTTGTGGGTTATGACCGATTGAAACACAATGTTAAAATCACTAAATACCGAAGAGTAGACAGTGTGAAAGACGGTGAAATTTATCAGTTGGTCTTCAATTCTACACCTTTTTATGGTGAAAGTGGGGGACAAACAGGGGATAAAGGATATCTGGAAGCCCAAAACGGAGACATTATCTATATTATTGATACCAAAAAAGAAAATAATCAAACGATACACCTTACTAAATCGTTGCCTAATAATTTGACAGATAGTTTTACTGCTATTGTGGATGAAAATCAAAGAGCAAAAACTTCTTCGAATCATACGGCAACGCACTTGTTGCACCAAGGATTGCGAAAAGTGTTGGGTACTCATATTGAGCAAAAAGGATCGATGGTGCGTTCGGCTTCATTACGATTTGACTTTTCTCATTTTTCTAAAGTTACCGATGATGAAATTAAAGAAGTGGAGGATTTTGTAAATGCCAGAATTCGCGAAAGCTTACCTTTGATTGAAAAAAGAGCAATTCCAAAAGACCAGGCAATTGAAGAAGGCGCTATTGCTTTGTTTGGAGAGAAATACGGTGATTTGGTTCGAATGATAAAATATGGTGATTCGGTAGAGTTATGTGGCGGAACGCACGTTCCAAACACAAGTGATATTTGGCATTTTAAAATTGTATCCGAAGGTGCAGTTGCGGCTGGAATCCGACGTATAGAAGCTATTACCAGCGATGCAGCCAAAGATTTCTTTGAGTCCCAGTTGCTTTCATTTTATGAGATCAAAGAAGTGTTGAAGAACGCTGTTGATCCAGTAAAAGCGATTCAAACACTTCAAGACGAAAATACTTCTTTGAAAAAACAATTGGAAGTTTTATTGAAAGATAAAGCCAAAAATATGAAAGGCGAATTGGCTCAGGAATTGCAAGAGATCAACGGAATTCAGTTCCTAGCCAAACAAGTTGATTTGAGTCCGGAAGGTGCCAAAGACTTGGCTTATGAATTGGGAACTTTGGGCACGAATATATTCTTGGTTTTGGCAACTGCCGAAGCAGGAAAACCGACGTTGTCTTGTTATATTTCTAAAGAATTGGTGGCTGACAAAAAATTAAACGCAGGTCAAGTTGTTCGTGAATTAGGAAAATACATTCAAGGAGGAGGAGGAGGACAACCGTTCTTCGCAACCGCCGGAGGGAAAAATGCTGATGGAATTGCTGAGGCTTTGGCTAAGGCAGTTGAGTTTGTGAAGTAA
- a CDS encoding DUF2490 domain-containing protein, with protein MQFPKSLFFTLMISSVLFAQTEKTVIHQSMLWTRYYNILNLNEKWSIHSEIENRIFTDPIKESSIDVRFQGRYKLNEFLEMGAGLAYFVNPTDIPNTNDKFYIGDYRLQQDIILKQNIGSYGISNRLQLDERWIENSNKQGLTSGTTLNLRLRYRFQVDHVFWKKEAKYFKGIIYDEIMFNIDHNVVYNTFDQNRIYIAGQMGFNKSLSLELGYMKAFQQRPNGYEYLDRDIIRITFYQKLNL; from the coding sequence ATGCAGTTCCCTAAATCCCTTTTTTTTACGCTAATGATTAGCTCCGTTTTGTTTGCTCAAACCGAGAAAACAGTTATTCACCAGAGTATGCTTTGGACCCGTTATTACAACATACTCAATTTAAATGAAAAGTGGTCAATCCATTCCGAAATAGAAAATAGAATCTTTACAGACCCTATAAAAGAAAGTTCTATAGATGTTCGTTTTCAAGGGAGATATAAACTAAATGAGTTCCTAGAAATGGGGGCTGGTTTGGCTTATTTTGTTAACCCAACAGATATCCCCAATACCAATGATAAATTTTATATTGGAGATTATCGTCTTCAGCAAGACATTATTTTAAAACAAAATATTGGTTCGTATGGTATTAGCAATCGTTTACAACTGGACGAACGATGGATTGAAAATTCAAACAAGCAAGGATTAACATCCGGAACAACGCTAAATTTAAGACTTAGATATCGATTTCAAGTAGATCATGTTTTTTGGAAAAAAGAGGCGAAATATTTCAAAGGAATTATATACGATGAAATCATGTTCAACATTGATCATAATGTCGTTTACAATACCTTTGACCAAAATCGAATTTATATTGCGGGTCAAATGGGATTTAATAAATCACTATCTTTAGAACTCGGTTATATGAAAGCTTTTCAACAACGACCAAATGGATATGAATATTTAGATCGAGATATCATACGGATTACTTTTTATCAAAAATTAAATTTGTAG
- a CDS encoding MerR family transcriptional regulator, whose protein sequence is MHIELSKDKRYYSIGEVAKAFDVNASLIRFWDSEFDILKPKKNAKGNRMFTPEDIKNLQLIYHLVKERGFTLEGAKTHLKEGQKKIMDKFEIITKLESIKMQLISIKNEL, encoded by the coding sequence ATGCATATTGAACTTTCAAAAGACAAAAGATACTACAGCATAGGCGAAGTCGCCAAAGCATTTGATGTAAACGCTTCCCTGATTCGTTTTTGGGATAGTGAATTTGACATTCTGAAACCGAAGAAAAATGCTAAAGGAAACAGAATGTTTACTCCAGAAGACATCAAGAACCTGCAGCTTATTTATCATTTGGTCAAAGAAAGAGGATTTACACTCGAGGGTGCGAAAACCCATTTGAAAGAAGGTCAAAAGAAAATAATGGATAAATTTGAAATTATTACTAAATTAGAATCCATAAAAATGCAATTAATTAGTATTAAAAACGAATTATAA
- a CDS encoding peptidoglycan DD-metalloendopeptidase family protein — translation MAKVKYYYDSVNLAYRKIKIRKRRKVGFAVLFLLASAIFGFLTFIILLNTPYFDTPKDRLLAREIENLKLNYAILNKKMDEVDEVMEDIEDRDNNLYRVYFNTAAIPEEQRKAGYSKINRYAALQGYNNSKLVTSTTERVDALSKELAIQSKSLDEIVKLAEAKSKLLSAIPAIQPVKNENLKHMASGFGYRTDPFTKARKMHEGMDFTAKTGTPIYATGDGVVARADNTASGFGNHIVIRHGYGYETLYAHLSKYNCRPGKSIKRGDIIGYVGSTGRSEAPHLHYEVHKNGKVVNPLNFYYGNISAVEYVAISKIANQENQSLD, via the coding sequence ATGGCGAAAGTAAAATATTATTACGATTCCGTAAATCTGGCATATAGAAAGATAAAAATCAGAAAAAGGAGAAAAGTTGGCTTTGCAGTTCTGTTTTTATTGGCATCAGCTATTTTTGGATTCCTTACCTTCATCATATTACTGAACACTCCTTATTTTGACACACCAAAAGACCGTTTACTGGCTAGGGAAATCGAAAATTTAAAATTAAATTACGCTATTTTAAACAAAAAAATGGATGAAGTAGATGAAGTAATGGAAGATATTGAAGATAGGGACAACAATTTATATCGCGTTTATTTTAATACCGCCGCCATTCCAGAAGAACAGAGAAAAGCAGGCTATTCTAAAATAAACCGTTATGCAGCCTTACAAGGCTACAACAATTCAAAATTGGTGACCAGCACCACCGAAAGAGTAGACGCATTGAGTAAAGAATTAGCCATTCAATCCAAATCATTGGATGAAATAGTAAAATTAGCCGAGGCCAAAAGCAAACTGCTTTCTGCAATTCCAGCGATTCAACCGGTAAAAAATGAAAATTTAAAACATATGGCATCAGGCTTCGGGTATCGAACAGACCCATTTACAAAGGCCAGAAAAATGCATGAAGGAATGGATTTTACAGCCAAAACAGGAACTCCAATTTATGCCACGGGCGACGGAGTTGTAGCAAGAGCAGACAACACTGCTTCTGGATTTGGCAATCACATTGTAATTAGACACGGCTACGGATATGAAACATTATATGCCCATTTAAGCAAATACAATTGCAGACCTGGAAAATCGATAAAACGGGGAGATATTATAGGATATGTTGGCAGCACAGGACGTTCTGAAGCACCACATTTGCATTACGAAGTACACAAAAACGGAAAAGTGGTCAATCCGCTTAATTTTTATTATGGCAATATTTCGGCAGTAGAATACGTTGCTATTTCAAAAATAGCCAATCAAGAGAATCAATCGCTGGATTAA
- a CDS encoding TPM domain-containing protein, which produces MSKVEDFLSKEDEQEIVEAIRIAEKNTSGEIRVHIEKTTSQDAYDRALEVFHELKMDETELQNGVLIYMAVEDKTFVICGDKGINDIVEADFWNCTRDVMVTQFKQNKFKQGLVDGILRAGEQLKKHFPWQEGDTNELSNEISKG; this is translated from the coding sequence ATGTCAAAAGTAGAAGATTTTTTAAGCAAAGAAGACGAACAAGAAATTGTGGAAGCTATTCGAATAGCCGAGAAAAACACTTCTGGCGAGATTCGAGTTCATATCGAAAAAACAACTTCACAGGATGCGTATGATCGCGCCTTGGAAGTTTTTCATGAATTAAAAATGGATGAAACCGAATTGCAGAATGGTGTTTTAATTTATATGGCTGTCGAAGACAAAACGTTTGTGATTTGTGGAGACAAAGGGATAAATGACATTGTTGAAGCTGATTTTTGGAACTGTACTAGAGATGTAATGGTTACTCAATTCAAACAAAACAAATTCAAACAAGGTCTTGTTGACGGAATTTTAAGAGCTGGAGAACAACTCAAAAAACACTTCCCGTGGCAAGAAGGTGATACCAACGAATTATCAAACGAAATATCAAAAGGATAA
- a CDS encoding TPM domain-containing protein: MEIPTKKKSNSKGIFKFAFLFIVLFSSNCIFSQFTIPEKPSFQTSVYDYANILSPEEKAQLEEKLIKYSDSTTTQIVVITIESLKNEDVSLLATKWGQTWGIGGTEKDDNGVVILVAKDERKIAINPGYGLEDRLTAGIGGEIIRNIIIPEFKAGSYYKGLDKGADAIFDVFKGKYKGERKQTKGKSFPIFPIIVIVVILIFLFSRNKGGGSGNSGNRGGGIGPSLLDVIILSSLGRGGGGGFGGSSGGGGFGGGFGGGGFSGGGSSGGW; this comes from the coding sequence ATGGAAATTCCAACAAAGAAAAAATCAAATTCCAAAGGAATTTTTAAATTCGCTTTCTTATTCATTGTACTTTTTTCAAGTAATTGCATCTTCTCACAATTTACAATTCCCGAGAAACCTAGTTTTCAAACTTCGGTTTATGACTATGCCAATATTTTGAGTCCGGAGGAAAAAGCACAACTCGAAGAAAAACTCATCAAATATTCCGATTCTACAACTACACAAATCGTTGTGATTACCATTGAAAGTCTCAAAAATGAAGATGTTAGCCTATTAGCAACTAAATGGGGCCAAACATGGGGAATCGGCGGAACAGAGAAAGATGATAATGGGGTTGTCATTCTTGTGGCCAAAGACGAAAGAAAAATAGCCATCAATCCTGGTTATGGCCTTGAAGATCGATTAACTGCAGGAATAGGTGGCGAAATAATAAGAAACATTATCATTCCAGAATTCAAAGCAGGCAGCTATTATAAAGGACTTGACAAAGGTGCAGATGCTATTTTTGATGTTTTCAAAGGCAAATACAAAGGGGAGCGTAAACAAACCAAAGGAAAAAGCTTTCCAATTTTCCCAATCATCGTTATTGTTGTAATCCTTATATTTTTATTTTCAAGAAATAAAGGAGGCGGAAGCGGAAATTCCGGCAATCGAGGTGGTGGAATTGGTCCTAGCCTACTCGATGTAATCATCTTAAGCAGTCTCGGAAGAGGTGGTGGAGGTGGTTTTGGAGGATCTTCAGGCGGAGGTGGCTTCGGCGGTGGTTTTGGCGGCGGTGGTTTCTCTGGTGGCGGATCTAGCGGAGGTTGGTAA